The following coding sequences are from one Anabas testudineus chromosome 16, fAnaTes1.2, whole genome shotgun sequence window:
- the apoeb gene encoding apolipoprotein Eb, with protein MKAVALILALAVVTGCNARAVRQADATQIRWEDTVDRFWQYIFDMSQRAGGVIKDSQVSRELDTLITDTMSELAAYREDIQTKLRPYTDDSTGQLSQDLQLLANRLQKDMLDAKERSTTYLGELKTMMEQNSDDVRSRINTYTNKLKKRLSKDTEEIHNTVATYLGELQSRTSQNMDAVKEHVQPYVNQASDTAAKRLSDLSSALKTQADGLGQQLETQAEGIKTQLEATAEELRTSLEGKITELSELFSPYATKLREQFENIMDKVKETATA; from the exons ATGAAGGCTGTGGCTCTGATCCTTGCTCTGGCAGTCGTCACTG GCTGCAATGCCCGTGCTGTGCGCCAGGCTGATGCCACCCAAATCCGCTGGGAAGACACTGTAGACCGTTTCTGGCAGTATATTTTTGATATGAGCCAAAGAGCTGGTGGAGTCATCAAGGACTCTCAGGTCAGCAGGGAGCTAGA CACTCTGATTACTGACACCATGTCAGAGCTGGCAGCCTACAGAGAAGACATCCAAACCAAGCTGCGCCCCTACACTGACGACTCCACCGGTCAGCTGTCTCAGGATCTGCAGCTTTTAGCCAACAGGCTGCAGAAGGACATGCTGGACGCTAAGGAGCGCAGCACAACGTATCTGGGTGAGCTCAAGACAATGATGGAGCAGAACTCTGATGATGTTCGCAGCCGCATTAACACCTACACCAACAAGCTGAAGAAACGTCTGAGCAAGGACACAGAGGAGATCCACAA CACTGTGGCCACCTACCTGGGTGAGCTCCAGTCCCGCACCTCTCAGAACATGGATGCCGTGAAGGAGCATGTTCAGCCCTACGTCAACCAGGCCAGTGACACTGCTGCCAAGAGGCTGAGCGACCTGTCTTCCGCGTTGAAGACCCAGGCTGACGGTTTGGGCCAGCAGCTAGAGACCCAGGCCGAGGGCATCAAGACCCAGCTGGAAGCCACAGCTGAGGAACTGCGCACCTCCCTGGAGGGCAAGATCACTGAGCTGTCTGAGTTGTTCTCCCCCTATGCCACCAAGCTTCGTGAGCAGTTTGAGAACATCATGGACAAGGTCAAGGAGACCGCCACAGCCTGA
- the apoa4b.2 gene encoding apolipoprotein A-IV b, tandem duplicate 2: MKLLVVLVVAVFSGCHANLFYADAPKPQLEVLTDAFWDYVGKATQTADETLHLIRKSQFGQDVSARLTESADVASKYAVTLQEQLPPAAQDLITKVTAEADVLKERVTQELSTVREKLEPYTDDLKAQIQQRVEQLKQELAPYADSLDSETLRATLTQKSEELKINLEQSVKDLQTQLGPYTDDLKLKVDKHLQDFKERVAPVTEQVQSELTQRAQQVKEMAAPYVDELRERLDPYAQDLQTRLASLYDSFVKTN; this comes from the exons ATGAAGCTCCTTGTTGTGCTCGTCGTAGCAGTTTTCAGTG GCTGTCATGCCAACCTCTTCTATGCTGATGCACCCAAGCCACAGCTGGAAGTGCTGACTGATGCTTTCTGGGACTATGTAGGCAAAGCCACACAGACAGCCGATGAAACCCTCCATCTGATCAGGAAATCTCAGTTTGGACAGGATGTCAG TGCTCGTCTGACAGAAAGCGCGGATGTTGCCAGCAAGTACGCCGTCACCCTCCAGGAGCAGCTTCCTCCTGCAGCTCAGGACCTTATCACCAAAGTCACTGCAGAGGCTGATGTGCTGAAAGAGCGTGTTACCCAAGAGCTGAGCACCGTGAGGGAAAAACTGGAGCCCTACACCGACGATTTGAAGGCCCAGATCCAGCAGAGAGTGGAACAGCTCAAACAGGAGCTGGCTCCCTATGCAGACTCGCTGGACTCTGAGACCCTGAGGGCCACCCTGACACAGAAGAGCGAGGAGCTGAAGATCAACCTGGAGCAGAGTGTTAAGGACCTGCAGACTCAGCTGGGGCCCTACACTGATGACCTGAAGCTGAAGGTGGACAAGCATCTGCAGGACTTCAAGGAGCGCGTGGCCCCCGTGACTGAGCAGGTGCAGAGCGAGCTGACTCAGAGAGCCCAGCAGGTTAAAGAAATGGCTGCCCCCTACGTCGATGAGCTGAGGGAGAGGCTGGACCCCTATGCCCAGGACCTCCAGACCCGTCTTGCCTCCCTCTATGACTCCTTTGTTAAAACCAACTAA